A part of Bacillus thuringiensis genomic DNA contains:
- a CDS encoding MogA/MoaB family molybdenum cofactor biosynthesis protein has translation MSVTEHKKQAPKEVRCKIVTISDTRTEETDKSGQLLHELLKEAGHTVTSYEIVKDDKESIQQAVLAGYHREDVDVVLTNGGTGITKRDVTIEAVSALLDKEIVGFGELFRMISYLEDIGSSAMLSRAIGGTIGRKVVFSMPGSSGAVRLAMNKLILPELGHITFELHRQ, from the coding sequence ATGAGCGTAACTGAACATAAGAAACAAGCGCCAAAAGAAGTGCGTTGCAAGATCGTAACAATTTCCGATACACGTACGGAAGAAACAGATAAGAGCGGACAACTATTACATGAATTGTTAAAAGAAGCAGGACATACAGTAACTTCTTATGAAATTGTAAAAGATGATAAAGAAAGTATTCAGCAAGCGGTGTTAGCTGGTTATCATAGAGAAGATGTTGATGTCGTGTTAACAAATGGCGGTACTGGTATTACGAAACGTGATGTGACAATTGAAGCAGTATCAGCGCTGTTAGATAAAGAAATCGTTGGATTTGGTGAGTTGTTCCGCATGATTAGTTATTTAGAAGATATCGGAAGTAGCGCAATGTTAAGTAGAGCAATTGGTGGTACAATTGGGCGCAAAGTAGTCTTTTCCATGCCAGGGTCTAGCGGCGCAGTTCGCCTTGCGATGAATAAATTAATTTTACCGGAATTAGGTCATATTACATTTGAGCTACATCGCCAATGA
- a CDS encoding phosphatase PAP2 family protein, whose product MKVSGLYKIECYIFKGINRYFDQKTLNIFFSNITHIGGATFSIALTLFFLIFAKGTLHQAAIATAISLAISHIPVQILKRWYPRKRPYLTIQDAKYPVHPLKDHSFPSGHTTAIFSVCIPFMCYNPSLFIFLLPLALCVGISRIYLGLHYPSDVFVGMCLGTCSGIISFYQFIPLFT is encoded by the coding sequence ATGAAGGTCAGTGGACTGTATAAAATAGAATGTTACATCTTCAAAGGAATTAACCGATACTTTGATCAAAAAACATTAAATATTTTTTTCAGCAATATTACTCATATCGGTGGTGCTACTTTCTCAATCGCACTCACACTGTTCTTTTTAATTTTTGCAAAAGGGACTTTGCACCAAGCTGCAATTGCAACTGCTATTTCGTTAGCAATTAGCCATATTCCTGTGCAAATATTAAAAAGATGGTATCCGCGAAAACGCCCTTATTTAACAATTCAGGATGCGAAATATCCAGTCCATCCATTAAAAGACCACTCTTTCCCGTCTGGTCATACAACAGCCATTTTCTCTGTCTGTATTCCATTTATGTGCTATAATCCAAGCTTATTTATTTTTCTATTACCGTTAGCATTATGCGTCGGTATTTCTCGCATTTATTTAGGGCTTCACTATCCGTCTGATGTATTCGTCGGTATGTGCCTCGGCACTTGCTCTGGCATCATCTCTTTTTATCAATTCATCCCACTTTTCACATAA
- a CDS encoding gamma carbonic anhydrase: MIYPYKEKNPKIASSAFIADYVTITGDVKIGEESSIWFNTVIRGDVSPTIIGDRVNVQDQCTLHQSPQYPLILEDDVTVGHQVILHSCHIKKDALIGMGSIILDGAEIGEGAFIGAGSLVSQGKKIPPNTLAFGRPAKVVRELTEEDRKDMERIRTQYVEKGQYYKSLQK; encoded by the coding sequence ATGATATATCCTTACAAAGAAAAAAATCCGAAAATTGCGAGTAGTGCCTTTATCGCTGACTATGTTACCATTACAGGTGATGTGAAAATTGGCGAGGAATCAAGTATTTGGTTTAATACAGTCATCCGTGGTGATGTATCACCGACAATAATTGGTGACAGAGTAAATGTACAAGATCAATGTACACTCCACCAAAGCCCGCAGTATCCTCTTATTTTAGAAGACGACGTTACAGTTGGGCATCAAGTTATTTTACATAGCTGTCATATTAAAAAAGATGCTTTAATTGGAATGGGTTCTATTATATTAGATGGTGCTGAAATTGGTGAAGGAGCCTTTATCGGTGCTGGAAGCCTCGTTTCACAAGGAAAGAAAATCCCACCAAATACGTTAGCTTTCGGTCGTCCTGCGAAAGTCGTTCGTGAATTAACAGAGGAAGACCGCAAAGACATGGAACGAATTCGCACACAATATGTTGAAAAAGGTCAGTACTATAAATCATTACAAAAATAA
- a CDS encoding glycosyltransferase family 4 protein: MRVAIFTDTFTPQVNGVAKTLERLTRYFQKEKIAYSVFAPQHTAEDNFVANVNKMRSIPLSILYPECRFSFPTPRIKRELLSFKPDIIHIATPFNMGLCGLYYAKKLNIPVVGSYHTDFDAYLRYYKIEFLSNMLWNYLRWFHSHMQKNFVPSPETLHQLKNKGFQALSIWGRGVDCTLFHPSYNTVLFRKKYNITTKYVLSYVGRIAPEKDIDTLQNLIVKTAHIRNDIHWLIAGDGPLATSFREAVPKTNVTFTGYLQGEDLAEAYACSNIMVFPSATETFGNVVLESLACGTPVIGANSGGVKNIITDGKTGVLCSPKNEDSFLSSIYSLLQNEEQLMQMGIAASSYAKTKSWDEIFRGLLDQYETVLQNTTSELLA; this comes from the coding sequence ATGAGAGTCGCTATTTTTACCGATACTTTTACGCCACAAGTCAATGGAGTTGCGAAAACATTAGAACGATTAACACGTTACTTTCAGAAAGAAAAAATCGCCTATTCTGTTTTCGCTCCTCAGCATACAGCTGAAGATAATTTCGTGGCTAATGTGAATAAGATGAGAAGTATCCCGTTATCAATATTATATCCAGAATGTCGCTTTTCTTTTCCTACTCCGCGCATTAAACGAGAGCTTCTTTCTTTTAAACCTGATATTATTCACATTGCCACACCTTTCAACATGGGACTGTGTGGATTGTATTATGCAAAAAAGTTAAACATCCCAGTTGTCGGTTCTTATCATACTGATTTCGATGCTTATTTACGCTATTATAAAATTGAATTTCTCTCTAATATGCTTTGGAACTATTTAAGATGGTTTCATAGTCATATGCAAAAAAATTTCGTTCCCTCTCCTGAAACATTACATCAATTAAAAAATAAAGGCTTTCAAGCCCTCTCTATATGGGGACGTGGTGTAGATTGTACACTCTTTCACCCATCCTACAATACAGTCCTATTCCGAAAAAAATATAATATTACAACGAAGTATGTCCTTTCCTATGTTGGACGGATTGCCCCTGAAAAAGATATTGATACGTTGCAAAACCTTATCGTTAAAACAGCGCACATTCGAAACGACATTCATTGGCTTATCGCAGGAGACGGTCCTCTAGCGACAAGTTTTCGTGAAGCTGTTCCAAAAACAAATGTCACTTTTACTGGATATTTACAAGGCGAGGATTTAGCTGAAGCCTATGCTTGTTCTAACATCATGGTATTTCCATCAGCTACTGAAACATTCGGAAATGTCGTACTTGAATCACTTGCATGCGGTACACCTGTCATTGGCGCAAATAGTGGCGGGGTTAAGAATATTATTACAGATGGAAAAACGGGAGTTCTTTGTTCACCCAAAAATGAGGATTCATTTCTATCATCCATCTATTCTTTATTGCAGAATGAAGAGCAACTTATGCAAATGGGCATAGCGGCTTCGTCTTATGCTAAAACAAAAAGCTGGGATGAAATCTTTCGTGGCTTACTTGACCAATATGAAACAGTCCTTCAGAACACCACATCAGAATTACTCGCTTAA
- a CDS encoding molybdenum cofactor guanylyltransferase, translating to MSKWAGIVLAGGMSSRFGEPKALASWQDSTFIEHIVKVMTTALQEVVVISNSDIKERVEQFVQVPVIEDIPHYKGNGPLAGIVSGMEYIEADWYAIMPCDAPNVSQEWFTILLEQTSNEYDAIVPIINGRKQPLLAAYHNRVKEKIYALLQEEKRSMGQLLSQCNVKYVAGEDVQANAEWFINVNTKEEYVQAQKDLSNE from the coding sequence ATGAGTAAGTGGGCTGGAATTGTATTAGCAGGCGGTATGTCGAGTCGATTCGGTGAACCGAAAGCGTTAGCGAGCTGGCAAGATAGTACTTTTATTGAGCATATTGTGAAAGTGATGACAACTGCGTTACAAGAAGTTGTGGTCATTAGTAACTCCGATATAAAAGAGCGAGTAGAGCAATTCGTACAAGTTCCTGTTATAGAAGATATTCCGCATTATAAAGGAAATGGCCCACTTGCTGGAATTGTATCAGGAATGGAATATATAGAAGCAGATTGGTACGCTATTATGCCTTGCGATGCGCCAAATGTTTCGCAAGAATGGTTTACCATTTTACTAGAGCAAACGAGTAATGAATATGATGCGATTGTACCTATTATTAATGGAAGAAAACAACCGTTACTTGCGGCGTATCATAACCGCGTGAAAGAAAAGATTTACGCTTTACTTCAGGAAGAAAAAAGAAGTATGGGCCAGCTTTTATCACAATGTAATGTGAAATATGTTGCCGGTGAAGATGTACAAGCGAACGCAGAGTGGTTTATAAATGTGAATACGAAAGAAGAATATGTGCAGGCTCAAAAAGACCTTTCAAATGAATGA
- a CDS encoding tetraprenyl-beta-curcumene synthase family protein, whose product MNVPSNPITLMAKVYRDVFPVVHHELAMWKERAYHIPNDELHSQAIASIEHKTFHCEGGGILALLANEHREECIRFIVAYQTISDYLDNLCDRSTSLDPKDFAALHESMVMALSPEVEGGGNYYRYRDDQDDGGYLDELVETCQDVLKKTKHYDKIAPILHELACYYCDLQIHKHVKLEEREPRLQTWFEAHKENLPEMSWFEFSACAGSTLGIFCLVAYAFHDELHDEDIAKIKQGYFPYVQGLHILLDYFIDQEEDRAGGDLNFCSYYENEQAILDRMKHFVEEAEKSIGDLPHAKFHRLISRGLLGIYLSDQKVSAQKNMHKMARRIVKYGGLTSRFFYWNGKMYRKKMAQ is encoded by the coding sequence GTGAACGTACCGAGTAATCCCATAACGCTCATGGCGAAAGTATACCGTGATGTGTTTCCGGTTGTACACCATGAGCTAGCGATGTGGAAAGAGCGTGCCTACCATATTCCGAATGACGAGCTTCATAGTCAGGCAATCGCAAGTATTGAGCATAAAACGTTTCATTGCGAGGGCGGTGGTATTTTAGCGCTGCTAGCAAATGAACACCGAGAGGAATGTATTCGTTTTATTGTAGCGTATCAAACGATTAGCGACTACTTAGATAATTTATGTGATCGTAGTACATCACTTGACCCGAAAGACTTTGCGGCTCTTCATGAGTCGATGGTAATGGCATTAAGTCCTGAAGTTGAAGGAGGCGGTAACTATTATCGTTATCGTGATGATCAAGATGATGGTGGTTATTTAGATGAGCTTGTTGAAACATGTCAGGATGTTTTAAAGAAAACGAAGCATTATGACAAAATTGCTCCAATTCTTCATGAACTTGCTTGTTATTATTGTGATTTGCAAATTCATAAACACGTGAAGTTAGAAGAAAGAGAACCACGCTTACAAACATGGTTTGAAGCACATAAAGAAAACTTACCTGAGATGAGTTGGTTTGAATTTTCAGCATGTGCCGGTTCTACACTTGGAATCTTCTGTCTTGTCGCATATGCATTTCATGATGAATTACATGATGAAGATATTGCGAAAATTAAACAAGGGTACTTCCCTTACGTACAAGGACTTCACATTTTACTTGATTATTTCATTGATCAAGAAGAAGACCGCGCCGGTGGGGATTTGAATTTCTGTAGTTATTATGAAAACGAGCAAGCTATATTAGATCGTATGAAACATTTTGTAGAAGAAGCAGAGAAGAGCATTGGTGATTTGCCACATGCGAAGTTTCATCGTCTCATAAGCCGAGGGTTACTTGGTATTTATTTATCAGATCAAAAAGTATCAGCGCAAAAGAATATGCACAAAATGGCACGGCGTATTGTAAAATACGGAGGACTCACTTCACGATTCTTCTACTGGAACGGGAAGATGTACCGAAAGAAAATGGCGCAGTGA
- the metK gene encoding methionine adenosyltransferase — translation MTKKRHLFTSESVTEGHPDKICDQISDSILDAILSKDANARVACETTVTTGLVLVAGEITTSTYVDIPKIVRETIQGIGYTRAKYGFDAETCAVLTSIDEQSADIAMGVDQALEAREGLMTDAEIEAIGAGDQGLMFGFACNETQELMPLPISLAHKLARRLTEVRKDDTLSYLRPDGKTQVTVEYDENGKPVRVDTIVISTQHHPDVTWEEIDRDLKEHVIKAVVPAELMDGETKFFINPTGRFVIGGPQGDAGLTGRKIIVDTYGGYARHGGGAFSGKDATKVDRSAAYAARYVAKNIVAAGLADKAEVQLAYAIGVAQPVSISVDTFGTGKVSEDVLVELVRNNFDLRPAGIIKMLDLRRPIYKQTAAYGHFGRTDVDLSWERTDKAAALKEQAGL, via the coding sequence ATGACAAAAAAACGTCATCTGTTCACATCTGAGTCTGTAACTGAAGGACATCCAGATAAAATTTGTGACCAAATTTCTGATTCAATTTTAGATGCGATCTTATCAAAGGACGCTAATGCACGTGTAGCTTGTGAAACAACTGTAACAACTGGTTTAGTATTGGTAGCGGGGGAAATTACGACTTCTACTTACGTAGATATTCCAAAAATCGTTCGTGAAACAATTCAAGGCATTGGTTACACACGCGCAAAATACGGATTCGATGCAGAAACTTGTGCAGTTTTAACATCTATCGATGAGCAATCTGCTGACATCGCTATGGGTGTTGACCAAGCGCTAGAAGCACGCGAAGGTCTAATGACTGACGCTGAGATTGAGGCAATTGGTGCAGGAGACCAAGGTTTAATGTTTGGCTTCGCATGTAATGAAACACAAGAATTAATGCCACTTCCAATCTCGCTTGCTCACAAATTAGCTCGCCGTTTAACTGAAGTACGTAAAGATGACACATTATCATACTTACGTCCGGATGGAAAAACGCAAGTTACAGTTGAGTATGATGAAAATGGTAAACCTGTACGTGTAGATACAATCGTAATTTCTACACAGCATCATCCAGATGTTACATGGGAAGAAATCGATCGCGATTTAAAAGAGCATGTAATTAAAGCTGTAGTTCCAGCAGAATTAATGGATGGAGAAACGAAATTCTTCATTAACCCAACTGGCCGCTTCGTAATTGGTGGACCACAAGGTGATGCTGGTTTAACAGGACGTAAAATCATCGTTGATACTTATGGTGGATACGCTCGCCACGGCGGCGGTGCATTCTCTGGTAAAGATGCAACAAAAGTTGACCGCTCTGCAGCATATGCAGCTCGTTATGTTGCGAAAAACATCGTAGCAGCTGGTCTTGCTGATAAAGCAGAAGTACAACTTGCATACGCAATTGGTGTAGCACAACCAGTATCAATTTCAGTTGATACATTCGGCACTGGTAAAGTATCTGAAGACGTACTAGTAGAACTAGTTCGTAACAACTTCGATCTTCGCCCAGCTGGTATTATTAAAATGCTAGACTTACGTCGCCCAATTTACAAACAAACAGCAGCTTACGGCCACTTCGGACGTACTGATGTAGATCTATCATGGGAACGTACAGACAAAGCTGCAGCTTTAAAAGAGCAAGCTGGTCTATAA
- a CDS encoding PepSY-associated TM helix domain-containing protein, with amino-acid sequence MKQKRSLHYIFWRWHFYAGLFITPLLITLSLSGIGYLFREEVEDFIYKDLYFGKSTQTESISMSDSLFLTEKKYPHYSVAKISEFNGDYNTRLTIANEYTGMQKYVYLDSNNQIVGDQNASETFANIMRELHSSLLVGGTVVNYIVELAACWTIFLIVTGLYMSIRQFKNTPASNKREKAKRRHSIIGIIFTIPLVLLVASGLPWSGFMGNQIYKIAASNESIGYPKLYMAPPESKVKELPWATRKEAPPESNSNEPKAISVDELQKGIEIKKPYVISLPTDPKGIFTVSKSSGSGITGMHVAPNEEITAYFDQYSGELISKTDYRDYGLFAQWFTYGIPLHEGHLFGWPNKILCLLTTLSLLLLIYYGVKMWLARKPKGKLAAPPKQRDKKSTIIFFIMMVILGAAMPLFGLSVLVIFVIELLIYVFSKIRS; translated from the coding sequence ATGAAACAAAAGCGTTCGCTTCATTACATTTTTTGGCGTTGGCATTTTTATGCTGGACTTTTTATTACACCGCTTCTTATTACTTTGTCACTGAGCGGAATTGGGTATTTATTTCGGGAAGAGGTTGAAGATTTTATCTATAAAGATTTATATTTCGGGAAGAGCACCCAAACAGAATCTATTTCGATGTCTGATTCGCTTTTCTTAACAGAGAAAAAATATCCACATTATAGTGTGGCGAAAATTAGTGAGTTTAATGGGGATTATAATACTAGGCTTACAATCGCAAATGAATATACTGGAATGCAAAAATATGTGTATTTAGATAGCAATAATCAAATTGTCGGAGATCAAAACGCAAGTGAAACGTTTGCCAATATCATGCGGGAATTACATAGTTCTCTTTTAGTTGGTGGTACTGTCGTCAACTATATTGTAGAACTTGCAGCGTGCTGGACAATCTTTTTAATTGTGACTGGGTTGTATATGAGTATACGCCAATTCAAAAACACACCAGCATCCAATAAGCGGGAAAAGGCAAAACGACGTCATTCTATTATCGGTATTATATTTACAATTCCTCTCGTTCTGCTAGTCGCATCTGGATTGCCGTGGTCAGGATTTATGGGGAACCAAATTTATAAAATCGCAGCGTCGAATGAATCAATTGGATATCCAAAGTTATATATGGCACCTCCGGAATCAAAGGTAAAAGAATTGCCGTGGGCAACAAGAAAGGAAGCTCCTCCTGAATCTAATTCAAATGAGCCAAAAGCTATTTCAGTTGATGAATTACAAAAAGGAATTGAAATAAAAAAGCCATACGTTATCTCACTACCGACTGATCCGAAAGGTATATTCACTGTTTCGAAATCGAGCGGTTCTGGCATTACGGGTATGCACGTGGCACCAAATGAAGAAATAACTGCTTACTTTGATCAATATAGCGGAGAACTCATTTCAAAAACAGACTATCGTGATTATGGATTATTTGCACAATGGTTCACTTACGGTATCCCGCTTCACGAAGGACATTTATTCGGATGGCCAAATAAAATATTGTGCTTACTAACAACCTTATCTTTATTACTTCTCATTTATTACGGAGTAAAAATGTGGTTAGCAAGAAAGCCAAAAGGAAAATTAGCAGCACCTCCAAAGCAAAGAGATAAGAAAAGTACCATCATTTTCTTTATCATGATGGTTATATTAGGAGCTGCCATGCCTTTATTCGGACTATCTGTTTTAGTTATTTTTGTGATTGAACTTCTTATATATGTATTTTCAAAAATACGATCATAA
- a CDS encoding alpha/beta hydrolase gives MWNYEAEEAKAVIIIVHGAMEYHGRYEAVAEMWNHIGYHVVMGDLPAHGTTSRNRGHIDSFDEYIEEIKLWVKEARKYRLPIFLFGHSMGGLVVIRMMQETKREDIDGIVLSSPCLGVLAAPSAPLRAASKILNVVAPKLQFATNLTVEMSTRNHEVRDAMENDSLFLRKVSVRWYSELIKSIEIAHEKIDKFPDVPLLLMQACEDKLVDKIRVRTWFDNVKMSDKAYKEWPNCYHELLNEYERDEILNYIQSFTEMHVNNIVKTNK, from the coding sequence ATGTGGAACTATGAAGCGGAAGAAGCGAAAGCTGTCATTATTATCGTGCATGGTGCTATGGAATATCACGGGCGTTATGAAGCGGTTGCAGAAATGTGGAATCATATCGGTTATCACGTCGTTATGGGCGATCTTCCAGCACACGGAACAACTTCAAGAAATAGAGGACATATCGATTCATTTGATGAATACATAGAGGAAATAAAGTTATGGGTGAAAGAAGCAAGAAAGTATAGATTGCCCATTTTTTTATTTGGTCATAGTATGGGAGGACTTGTCGTTATTCGTATGATGCAAGAAACGAAAAGAGAGGACATAGATGGGATTGTACTAAGTTCGCCTTGTTTAGGAGTATTAGCTGCACCTTCCGCTCCGCTGCGTGCTGCTTCGAAAATATTAAATGTCGTTGCCCCGAAGTTACAATTTGCAACAAATCTCACTGTAGAAATGTCAACTCGCAATCATGAAGTGAGAGATGCGATGGAAAATGATTCATTGTTCTTGCGCAAAGTATCAGTACGTTGGTATAGTGAGTTGATTAAGTCTATCGAGATTGCTCATGAGAAAATAGATAAATTTCCAGATGTTCCGCTCTTGCTAATGCAGGCATGTGAGGATAAACTTGTAGATAAAATACGTGTCCGTACATGGTTTGATAATGTTAAAATGAGTGATAAGGCTTATAAAGAATGGCCGAATTGTTATCACGAGTTATTAAATGAGTATGAGCGTGATGAAATTTTGAATTATATTCAGTCATTTACTGAAATGCATGTCAATAATATAGTAAAAACAAACAAATAA